A window of the Streptomyces sp. NBC_00250 genome harbors these coding sequences:
- a CDS encoding DUF6912 family protein — MRVYVPLTLPGLAQAHKAGELGPGPLTAYAVTPALREWYVSDDIEELEYAALNRAASASLRLLAGDPEAPRRRIVVAIDVADKDAATDPDGALTVSSIGEVRIAGPVRLAKAAAVHADADDAEADVTAAADALGAADQGDDDAQFVVDGAEDHELLWFGVQEIPALLG; from the coding sequence ATGCGCGTGTACGTCCCCCTGACCCTCCCCGGTCTCGCACAGGCGCACAAGGCGGGCGAGCTGGGCCCCGGTCCGCTGACCGCCTACGCCGTCACCCCCGCCCTGCGCGAGTGGTACGTCTCCGACGACATCGAGGAACTGGAGTACGCGGCGCTGAACCGGGCCGCGTCCGCCTCCCTGCGGCTGCTCGCCGGCGACCCCGAGGCGCCCCGGCGCCGGATCGTCGTCGCGATCGACGTCGCCGACAAGGACGCCGCCACGGACCCCGACGGGGCACTCACCGTGAGCTCCATCGGCGAGGTCCGGATCGCCGGGCCCGTCCGGCTCGCCAAGGCGGCGGCGGTGCACGCGGACGCGGACGACGCGGAGGCGGACGTGACGGCGGCGGCGGACGCGCTGGGCGCGGCGGACCAGGGGGACGACGACGCGCAGTTCGTCGTCGACGGGGCCGAGGACCACGAGCTGCTGTGGTTCGGCGTGCAGGAGATTCCCGCGCTGCTGGGCTGA
- a CDS encoding winged helix-turn-helix domain-containing protein, which produces MTTVPRAAAELSADEARRIALRAQGFLGAPDRRAGVRGVLRGLGQVQLDTISVLARSHELIPYARLGAVGRTTVEDAYWTGSHAFEYWSHAACVLPVEEWPHFAFRRRAYRDRPHWGHELSAGAYDKVIDQLRAEGPRTATELGGAKNKGEWWDWSDAKIAVERALMYGEVVVVERRGWKRVYDLAERAIPQALLHDDLDDTECVRRLVRQAGEALGVGTRADIADYHRLKGEQFDAVVEAAGLVPVTVAGWGKPAWADPAALASEPRGRHRTTLLSPFDSLIWERARTERIFGFTHRLEAYVPKQKRIHGYFAMPVLAGGRLVGRVDPAREGGTLVARQVTLDGPKAVPAVARALREAAEWVGCDAVKVERVDAPELAKDLVAALG; this is translated from the coding sequence ATGACGACTGTGCCGCGCGCCGCCGCCGAACTGTCCGCCGACGAAGCCCGCCGGATCGCGTTGCGAGCCCAGGGCTTCCTGGGTGCGCCCGACCGCCGCGCCGGGGTGCGCGGGGTGCTGCGCGGGCTCGGCCAGGTCCAGCTCGACACGATCTCCGTCCTGGCCCGCTCGCACGAGTTGATTCCGTACGCGCGGCTGGGCGCCGTGGGCCGTACGACGGTCGAGGACGCCTACTGGACCGGCTCCCACGCCTTCGAGTACTGGTCGCACGCGGCCTGCGTGCTGCCCGTCGAGGAGTGGCCGCACTTCGCCTTCCGCAGGCGCGCCTACCGCGACCGCCCGCACTGGGGCCACGAGCTGTCGGCGGGGGCGTACGACAAGGTGATCGACCAGCTGCGGGCCGAGGGGCCGCGGACGGCGACCGAGCTGGGCGGCGCGAAGAACAAGGGCGAGTGGTGGGACTGGTCGGACGCCAAGATCGCCGTCGAGCGGGCGCTGATGTACGGCGAGGTGGTCGTGGTCGAGCGGCGCGGCTGGAAGCGGGTGTACGACCTGGCGGAGCGGGCGATCCCGCAGGCCCTGCTCCACGACGACCTCGACGACACCGAGTGCGTGCGACGCCTTGTCCGGCAGGCGGGCGAGGCGCTGGGCGTGGGCACGCGCGCGGACATCGCCGACTACCACCGGCTCAAGGGCGAGCAGTTCGACGCGGTGGTCGAGGCCGCGGGCCTCGTGCCGGTCACGGTGGCGGGCTGGGGGAAGCCCGCCTGGGCGGACCCGGCGGCGCTGGCCTCGGAGCCGCGCGGCCGACACCGTACGACCCTGCTGTCGCCGTTCGACTCGCTGATCTGGGAGCGGGCCCGCACGGAGCGGATCTTCGGCTTCACGCACCGTCTGGAGGCGTACGTGCCGAAGCAGAAGCGGATCCACGGCTACTTCGCGATGCCGGTCCTCGCCGGCGGCCGTCTGGTCGGCCGGGTCGACCCGGCACGGGAGGGCGGCACGCTCGTCGCCCGTCAGGTCACGCTCGACGGCCCGAAGGCCGTACCGGCGGTGGCACGGGCGCTGCGCGAGGCCGCCGAATGGGTCGGCTGCGACGCGGTGAAGGTGGAGCGGGTGGACGCCCCGGAGCTGGCGAAGGACCTGGTCGCGGCCCTGGGCTAG
- the secA gene encoding preprotein translocase subunit SecA: MSVFNKLMRAGEGKILRKLHRIADQVNSIEEDFVNLSDAELRALTDEYKQRYADGESLDDLMPEAFATVREAAKRVLGQRHYDVQLMGGAALHLGYVAEMKTGEGKTLVGTLPAYLNALSGKGVHLITVNDYLAERDSELMGRVHRFLGLTIGCILANMTPAQRREQYNCDITYGTNNEFGFDYLRDNMAWSQDELVQRGHNFACVDEVDSILVDEARTPLIISGPADQATKWYGDFAKLVTRLSKGEPGNQLKGIEETGDYEVDEKKRTVAIHEAGVAKVEDWLGIDNLYESVNTPLVGYLNNAIKAKELFKKDKDYVVMDGEVMIVDEHTGRILAGRRYNEGMHQAIEAKEGVAIKDENQTLATITLQNFFLLYSKLSGMTGTAMTEAAEFHQIYKLGVVPIPTNRPMIRKDQSDLIYRTEVAKFAAVVDDIAEKHEKGQPILVGTTSVEKSEYLSQQLSKRGVQHEVLNAKHHDREASIVAQAGRRGAVTVATNMAGRGTDIKLGGNPDDLAEAELRQAGLDPVDHVEEWAAALPAALERAAKAVKAEFEEVKELGGLYVLGTERHESRRIDNQLRGRSGRQGDPGESRFYLSLGDDLMRLFKAQMVERVMAMANVPDDVPIENKMVTRAIASAQSQVETQNFETRKNVLKYDDVLNRQRQVIYGERRRVLEGEDLHEQIQHFMDDTIDDYIRQETAEGFAEEWDLDRLWNAFKQLYPVKVTVEELEDAAGDRAGITAEFIAESIKDDGREQYETREKQLGSEIMRELERRVVLSVLDRKWREHLYEMDYLQEGIGLRAMAQKDPLVEYQREGFDMFTAMMEGIKEESVGYLFNLEVQVEQQVEEVPVQASSPSLAKEDAVPAGAGRPEIRAKGLDAPQRPDRLHFSAPTVDGDGGVVEGDFSSDDVDSGDGMTRAERRKAQKNAGGGRRRKK, encoded by the coding sequence GTGTCCGTCTTCAACAAGCTCATGCGTGCAGGCGAAGGAAAGATCCTGCGCAAACTGCACCGCATCGCGGACCAGGTCAACTCCATCGAAGAGGACTTCGTCAACCTCTCCGACGCCGAGTTGCGGGCGCTCACCGATGAGTACAAGCAGCGGTACGCCGACGGCGAGAGCCTCGACGACCTGATGCCCGAGGCCTTCGCGACGGTGCGCGAGGCCGCCAAGCGTGTTCTCGGTCAGCGCCACTACGACGTCCAGCTGATGGGTGGAGCCGCGCTCCACCTCGGTTACGTCGCCGAGATGAAGACCGGTGAGGGCAAGACCCTCGTCGGTACCCTCCCGGCGTACCTCAACGCGCTCTCCGGCAAGGGCGTGCACCTGATCACGGTCAACGACTACCTGGCCGAGCGTGACTCCGAGCTCATGGGCCGGGTCCACCGCTTCCTGGGTCTGACCATCGGCTGCATCCTCGCCAACATGACGCCGGCCCAGCGCCGTGAGCAGTACAACTGCGACATCACCTACGGCACGAACAACGAGTTCGGCTTCGACTACCTGCGCGACAACATGGCGTGGTCCCAGGATGAGCTCGTCCAGCGCGGCCACAACTTCGCCTGTGTCGACGAGGTCGACTCCATCCTCGTCGACGAGGCCCGTACGCCGCTGATCATCTCCGGCCCGGCCGACCAGGCGACGAAGTGGTACGGCGACTTCGCCAAGCTCGTCACCCGTCTTTCCAAGGGCGAGCCCGGCAACCAGCTCAAGGGCATCGAGGAGACCGGCGACTACGAGGTCGACGAGAAGAAGCGCACCGTCGCCATCCACGAGGCCGGTGTCGCCAAGGTCGAGGACTGGCTCGGCATCGACAACCTCTACGAGTCGGTGAACACCCCGCTCGTGGGCTACTTGAACAACGCCATCAAGGCGAAGGAACTGTTCAAGAAGGACAAGGACTACGTCGTCATGGACGGCGAAGTCATGATCGTCGACGAGCACACCGGCCGTATCCTCGCCGGCCGCCGCTACAACGAGGGCATGCACCAGGCGATCGAGGCGAAGGAAGGGGTGGCGATCAAGGACGAGAACCAGACCCTCGCCACCATCACCCTGCAGAACTTCTTCCTGCTGTACTCGAAGCTCTCCGGCATGACCGGTACGGCCATGACCGAGGCCGCCGAGTTCCACCAGATCTACAAGCTGGGCGTCGTCCCGATCCCCACGAACAGGCCGATGATCCGCAAGGACCAGTCCGACCTGATCTACCGGACCGAGGTCGCCAAGTTCGCCGCCGTCGTCGACGACATCGCGGAGAAGCACGAGAAGGGTCAGCCGATCCTCGTCGGCACGACCTCCGTCGAGAAGTCCGAGTACCTCTCGCAGCAGCTCTCCAAGCGCGGTGTGCAGCACGAGGTCCTCAACGCCAAGCACCACGACCGCGAGGCCAGCATCGTCGCCCAGGCCGGCCGCCGCGGCGCCGTCACCGTCGCCACGAACATGGCCGGTCGCGGTACGGACATCAAGCTCGGCGGCAACCCGGACGACCTCGCCGAGGCCGAGCTGCGCCAGGCGGGTCTGGACCCGGTCGACCACGTCGAGGAGTGGGCCGCGGCCCTCCCCGCCGCCCTGGAGCGCGCCGCGAAGGCCGTGAAGGCGGAGTTCGAGGAGGTCAAGGAGCTCGGCGGGCTGTACGTCCTCGGTACCGAGCGCCACGAGTCCCGCCGTATCGACAACCAGCTGCGCGGTCGTTCCGGCCGTCAGGGCGACCCGGGCGAGTCCCGCTTCTACCTCTCGCTCGGTGACGACCTGATGCGCCTGTTCAAGGCGCAGATGGTCGAGCGCGTGATGGCCATGGCCAACGTGCCGGACGACGTGCCGATCGAGAACAAGATGGTCACCCGGGCGATCGCCTCCGCCCAGTCGCAGGTCGAGACCCAGAACTTCGAGACGCGCAAGAACGTCCTGAAGTACGACGACGTGCTCAACCGGCAGCGCCAGGTCATCTACGGCGAGCGCCGCCGCGTCCTGGAGGGCGAGGACCTGCACGAGCAGATCCAGCACTTCATGGACGACACGATCGACGACTACATCCGCCAGGAGACCGCCGAGGGCTTCGCGGAGGAGTGGGACCTCGACCGTCTGTGGAACGCGTTCAAGCAGCTCTACCCGGTGAAGGTCACCGTGGAGGAGCTGGAGGACGCGGCCGGTGACCGAGCGGGCATCACCGCCGAGTTCATCGCCGAGTCGATCAAGGACGACGGCCGCGAGCAGTACGAGACGCGCGAGAAGCAGCTCGGCTCGGAGATCATGCGCGAGCTGGAGCGGCGCGTGGTCCTGTCGGTCCTGGACCGCAAGTGGCGCGAGCACCTCTACGAGATGGACTACCTCCAGGAGGGCATCGGCCTGCGCGCCATGGCGCAGAAGGACCCGCTGGTCGAGTACCAGCGCGAGGGCTTCGACATGTTCACCGCCATGATGGAGGGCATCAAGGAGGAGTCCGTCGGCTACCTGTTCAACCTGGAGGTCCAGGTGGAGCAGCAGGTCGAGGAGGTCCCGGTGCAGGCGAGCAGTCCGTCGCTCGCCAAGGAGGACGCGGTGCCCGCCGGCGCCGGTCGTCCGGAGATCCGCGCCAAGGGGCTCGACGCCCCGCAGCGGCCGGACCGGCTGCACTTCTCCGCGCCGACCGTGGACGGTGACGGCGGTGTCGTCGAGGGTGACTTCTCCTCGGACGACGTCGACTCGGGTGACGGGATGACGCGGGCGGAGCGCCGCAAGGCGCAGAAGAACGCGGGTGGCGGGCGTCGTCGCAAGAAGTGA
- a CDS encoding HAD family hydrolase has translation MGKHDGLRGKHLVWDWNGTLLDDIGAVIGATNAAFAELGLEPITLERYRELYTVPVPKFYERLMGRLPTDAEWSVMDGAFHRHYWERAEGCGLTSGAAELLAARQESGFTQSLLSLAPHADLIPLVRRHGIAERFVRMDGRVDASTDGKSGHMVRHLAALGGVPADRVVVIGDAADDALAAAHVGARAVLYTGGSHSRASLERVGVPVVDSLVEAVAVAEELV, from the coding sequence ATGGGGAAGCACGACGGCTTGCGCGGCAAGCATCTGGTCTGGGACTGGAACGGCACACTGCTCGACGACATCGGCGCGGTCATCGGGGCGACCAACGCCGCGTTCGCCGAGCTCGGGCTCGAACCGATCACTCTTGAGCGGTACCGCGAGCTGTACACGGTGCCGGTGCCCAAGTTCTACGAGCGGCTCATGGGGCGGCTGCCCACCGACGCCGAGTGGTCCGTCATGGACGGCGCCTTCCACCGGCACTACTGGGAGCGGGCCGAGGGGTGTGGGCTGACCTCCGGGGCCGCGGAGCTGCTCGCGGCGCGGCAGGAGTCCGGGTTCACGCAGTCGCTGTTGTCGCTCGCGCCGCACGCGGATTTGATACCGCTGGTGCGGCGGCACGGGATCGCGGAGCGGTTCGTGCGGATGGACGGGCGGGTGGACGCGTCCACGGACGGGAAGTCGGGGCACATGGTGCGGCACCTTGCCGCGCTGGGCGGTGTGCCGGCGGACCGGGTCGTCGTCATCGGTGACGCCGCGGACGATGCGTTGGCCGCGGCGCATGTGGGGGCCCGGGCGGTGCTCTACACCGGGGGGTCGCACAGTCGGGCGTCGCTTGAGCGGGTGGGTGTGCCGGTGGTGGACTCGCTCGTCGAGGCCGTGGCTGTCGCGGAGGAGCTGGTCTAG
- a CDS encoding DJ-1/PfpI family protein, translated as MAKILIVTGDAAESLEVMYPYQRLLEEGYEVDIAAPARKQLRFVVHDFEPGFDTYTEKPGYTWPADLAFSEVDPGAYVAVVIPGGRAPEYLRNDPELRKILKAFFDADKPVAQICHGPLLTAAIGGLEGRRVTAYPALELDMQAAGATFQDSAAVVDGLLVSSRAWPDHPTWMREFLKVLRAKS; from the coding sequence ATGGCGAAGATCCTGATCGTGACCGGTGACGCGGCGGAGTCGCTGGAGGTGATGTACCCCTACCAGAGGCTGCTGGAAGAGGGCTACGAGGTCGACATCGCCGCCCCCGCCCGCAAACAGCTGCGCTTCGTCGTCCACGACTTCGAGCCCGGCTTCGACACGTACACCGAGAAGCCCGGCTACACCTGGCCCGCCGACCTGGCCTTCTCGGAGGTCGACCCGGGCGCGTACGTGGCCGTGGTGATCCCGGGCGGAAGGGCCCCGGAGTACCTGCGCAACGACCCGGAGCTCCGCAAGATCCTCAAGGCCTTCTTCGACGCGGACAAGCCGGTGGCCCAGATCTGCCACGGCCCGCTCCTGACGGCGGCGATCGGCGGCCTGGAGGGCCGCCGGGTCACGGCGTACCCCGCGCTGGAGCTGGACATGCAGGCGGCCGGCGCGACCTTCCAGGACAGCGCGGCGGTGGTGGACGGCCTCCTGGTCTCCTCAAGGGCCTGGCCGGACCACCCCACCTGGATGCGCGAGTTCCTGAAGGTCCTCCGAGCCAAGAGCTGA
- a CDS encoding GNAT family N-acetyltransferase, with protein MEPITLTTDRLRLRNFVPEDADAVYAICQDPDIRRWTVVPDPYTRQDAEFFLNRLVPDGWREDTEYTFAVEPLAGGPLLAAVTLSSRGMGVWEVGYWLAGEHRGSGYMTETVRAVAHWAFTGLGCTRLVWRAEIGHVASRAVAERVGFVMEGAQRAALTNKGTLRDGWIAALLPSDFGLPSPLPYLPAREEPASRP; from the coding sequence ATGGAGCCGATCACCCTCACCACCGACCGACTGCGGCTGCGGAACTTCGTTCCCGAGGACGCCGACGCGGTGTACGCCATCTGTCAGGACCCGGACATCCGGCGCTGGACCGTCGTCCCCGACCCCTACACGCGCCAGGACGCCGAGTTCTTCCTGAACCGGCTCGTGCCCGACGGCTGGCGTGAGGACACCGAGTACACCTTCGCCGTCGAACCGCTGGCCGGCGGACCGCTGCTCGCCGCCGTCACCCTGAGCAGCCGCGGCATGGGCGTCTGGGAGGTCGGCTACTGGCTGGCCGGCGAGCACCGCGGCAGCGGATACATGACGGAGACCGTCCGGGCCGTCGCCCACTGGGCCTTCACCGGGCTCGGCTGCACCCGCCTGGTCTGGCGCGCCGAGATCGGCCACGTCGCCTCGCGCGCGGTGGCCGAGCGGGTCGGCTTCGTCATGGAGGGCGCCCAGCGTGCCGCCCTGACCAACAAGGGCACGCTCCGGGACGGCTGGATCGCCGCCCTGCTCCCCTCCGACTTCGGCCTCCCGAGCCCCCTGCCGTACCTCCCGGCCCGCGAGGAACCCGCCTCCAGGCCGTAG
- a CDS encoding Rv3235 family protein has product MSTTTLTTTGTPRPRRAPGGPAGTRPRGPAGTHPRTSRPRALPPHTVFAERLLAVLSGERPVHWMLGHTVGEAYEQLVRIAPETPLRSLGPRPVLRRCSVQVDDDRTAVEAFATIATGARVRAMAFRLERGEDQRWRCAAVELDGLGTAPHPA; this is encoded by the coding sequence ATGAGCACCACCACCCTCACCACCACCGGCACCCCACGCCCCCGCCGGGCCCCCGGCGGGCCCGCGGGCACCCGCCCCCGCGGCCCCGCGGGCACCCACCCCCGCACGAGCCGCCCGCGCGCCCTCCCGCCGCACACCGTCTTCGCCGAGCGGCTCCTCGCCGTGCTCAGCGGCGAACGCCCGGTCCACTGGATGCTGGGGCACACCGTCGGCGAGGCGTACGAGCAGCTCGTCCGGATCGCCCCGGAGACGCCCCTGCGCTCGCTCGGCCCCCGCCCGGTCCTGCGCCGCTGCTCGGTCCAGGTGGACGACGACCGGACCGCGGTGGAGGCCTTCGCCACGATCGCCACCGGCGCCCGCGTACGGGCCATGGCGTTCCGCCTGGAGCGCGGCGAGGACCAGCGCTGGCGCTGCGCCGCGGTGGAACTCGACGGCCTGGGCACGGCACCCCACCCCGCATGA